Proteins from one Malania oleifera isolate guangnan ecotype guangnan chromosome 4, ASM2987363v1, whole genome shotgun sequence genomic window:
- the LOC131154402 gene encoding probable receptor-like protein kinase At5g18500 isoform X2 has protein sequence MATDLNEELSKKTSVFGLKKSRRARDKLPFTQIPTVSKEIKEVRVEQVPTNEFVPRDGILLTIHEKSSEKESDKVLVHLGMGKLKNGDSSQSGSFHHLEKDGFGSQSGEEGSSGTVTVFKPSSSYPITAPSPLVGLPEFSQLGWGHWFTLRDLELATDRFSKENVLGEGGYGVVYQGQLINGNPVAVKKLLNNLGQAEKEFRVEVEAIGHVRHKNLVRLLGYCIEGTHRMLVYEYVNNGNLEQWLHGAMRQHGYLTWEARMKVLLGTAKALAYLHEAIEPKVVHRDIKSSNILIDDEFNAKVSDFGLAKLLGAGKSHITTRVMGTFGYVAPEYANTGLLNEKSDVYSFGVVLLEAITGRDPVDYGRPTHEVNLVDWLKMMVGNRRSEEVVDPNIERRPSTRALKRALLTALRCVDPDSDKRPKMSQVVRMLESEEYPIPREDRRHRRTQGGSMEIESQRDNSDTDRSENPIAVRGQRSEGSTSHYQPTDSSRGFERFKS, from the exons ATGGCAACTGATCTTAATGAGGAACTATCCAAGAAAACTTCTGTGTTTGGCCTCAAG AAATCGAGGAGGGCTAGAGACAAACTTCCATTTACTCAAATCCCAACTGTTTCTAAGGAGATCAAAGAAGTTCGGGTGGAGCAAGTGCCAACGAATGAGTTTGTTCCTCGCGATGGAATTCTTCTCACCATTCATGAGAAATCGAGCGAAAAAGAATCTGATAAGGTTCTGGTTCATCTGGGCATGGGGAAATTGAAGAATGGAGATAGTAGTCAGTCGGGTTCATTTCATCATTTGGAGAAAGATGGCTTTGGATCCCAATCAGGAGAAGAAGGAAGCTCTGGCACAGTTACTGTTTTTAAGCCATCTTCTTCATATCCTATAACAGCTCCATCTCCTCTAGTTGGCCTACCGGAATTCTCCCAGTTGGGTTGGGGTCACTGGTTTACACTAAGGGATCTTGAACTTGCTACTGACCGATTTTCAAAGGAAAATGTTCTTGGTGAGGGTGGATATGGAGTTGTCTACCAGGGGCAGCTGATCAATGGTAACCCCGTGGCAGTAAAGAAGCTCCTCAACAATTT GGGCCAAGCAGAGAAGGAATTTAGAGTGGAAGTTGAAGCCATTGGTCACGTGCGTCATAAAAATTTGGTTCGTCTTTTAGGATACTGCATTGAAGGGACTCACAG GATGTTGGTGTATGAATATGTTAATAATGGAAATTTAGAGCAATGGCTTCATGGGGCTATGCGCCAACATGGATATCTTACGTGGGAGGCTCGCATGAAGGTTCTCCTTGGCACTGCTAAGGC TCTTGCCTACTTGCATGAGGCGATTGAGCCAAAGGTGGTGCATCGTGACATTAAATCAAGCAATATATTGATTGATGACGAGTTCAATGCTAAGGTTTCAGATTTTGGCCTGGCCAAGTTGTTAGGTGCAGGGAAAAGTCATATCACAACTCGAGTCATGGGAACTTTTGG ATATGTGGCTCCTGAATATGCAAATACTGGTCTTCTGAATGAAAAGAGTGATGTGTATAGCTTTGGTGTTGTGCTCTTGGAAGCAATTACAGGAAGGGATCCTGTGGATTATGGTCGACCAACACATGAG GTaaatcttgttgattggttgaaaATGATGGTTGGAAACAGGAGATCAGAAGAAGTAGTAGACCCTAATATTGAGAGAAGGCCATCAACAAGAGCACTAAAACGAGCCCTTTTGACTGCTTTAAGATGTGTTGATCCAGATTCTGACAAGAGACCTAAAATGAGTCAAGTTGTTAGGATGCTAGAATCTGAGGAATACCCCATACCGAGAGAG GATCGCAGGCACCGAAGAACTCAGGGAGGTAGCATGGAGATTGAATCCCAAAGAGATAATTCTGACACTGATAGGAGTGAGAACCCGATTGCTGTTCGAGGTCAGAGATCGGAAGGATCTACCAGTCATTACCAACCTACTGATTCGAGTAGAGGATTTGAGAGATTTAAGAGTTGA
- the LOC131154402 gene encoding probable receptor-like protein kinase At5g18500 isoform X1: MATDLNEELSKKTSVFGLKVWEIIGIIVGLFIITILCVLTMCLTSRKKSRRARDKLPFTQIPTVSKEIKEVRVEQVPTNEFVPRDGILLTIHEKSSEKESDKVLVHLGMGKLKNGDSSQSGSFHHLEKDGFGSQSGEEGSSGTVTVFKPSSSYPITAPSPLVGLPEFSQLGWGHWFTLRDLELATDRFSKENVLGEGGYGVVYQGQLINGNPVAVKKLLNNLGQAEKEFRVEVEAIGHVRHKNLVRLLGYCIEGTHRMLVYEYVNNGNLEQWLHGAMRQHGYLTWEARMKVLLGTAKALAYLHEAIEPKVVHRDIKSSNILIDDEFNAKVSDFGLAKLLGAGKSHITTRVMGTFGYVAPEYANTGLLNEKSDVYSFGVVLLEAITGRDPVDYGRPTHEVNLVDWLKMMVGNRRSEEVVDPNIERRPSTRALKRALLTALRCVDPDSDKRPKMSQVVRMLESEEYPIPREDRRHRRTQGGSMEIESQRDNSDTDRSENPIAVRGQRSEGSTSHYQPTDSSRGFERFKS; encoded by the exons ATGGCAACTGATCTTAATGAGGAACTATCCAAGAAAACTTCTGTGTTTGGCCTCAAGGTCTGGGAAATAATTGGGATCATTGTGGGTTTATTTATCATAACCATCCTCTGTGTATTAACAATGTGCCTTACTTCCCGCAAGAAATCGAGGAGGGCTAGAGACAAACTTCCATTTACTCAAATCCCAACTGTTTCTAAGGAGATCAAAGAAGTTCGGGTGGAGCAAGTGCCAACGAATGAGTTTGTTCCTCGCGATGGAATTCTTCTCACCATTCATGAGAAATCGAGCGAAAAAGAATCTGATAAGGTTCTGGTTCATCTGGGCATGGGGAAATTGAAGAATGGAGATAGTAGTCAGTCGGGTTCATTTCATCATTTGGAGAAAGATGGCTTTGGATCCCAATCAGGAGAAGAAGGAAGCTCTGGCACAGTTACTGTTTTTAAGCCATCTTCTTCATATCCTATAACAGCTCCATCTCCTCTAGTTGGCCTACCGGAATTCTCCCAGTTGGGTTGGGGTCACTGGTTTACACTAAGGGATCTTGAACTTGCTACTGACCGATTTTCAAAGGAAAATGTTCTTGGTGAGGGTGGATATGGAGTTGTCTACCAGGGGCAGCTGATCAATGGTAACCCCGTGGCAGTAAAGAAGCTCCTCAACAATTT GGGCCAAGCAGAGAAGGAATTTAGAGTGGAAGTTGAAGCCATTGGTCACGTGCGTCATAAAAATTTGGTTCGTCTTTTAGGATACTGCATTGAAGGGACTCACAG GATGTTGGTGTATGAATATGTTAATAATGGAAATTTAGAGCAATGGCTTCATGGGGCTATGCGCCAACATGGATATCTTACGTGGGAGGCTCGCATGAAGGTTCTCCTTGGCACTGCTAAGGC TCTTGCCTACTTGCATGAGGCGATTGAGCCAAAGGTGGTGCATCGTGACATTAAATCAAGCAATATATTGATTGATGACGAGTTCAATGCTAAGGTTTCAGATTTTGGCCTGGCCAAGTTGTTAGGTGCAGGGAAAAGTCATATCACAACTCGAGTCATGGGAACTTTTGG ATATGTGGCTCCTGAATATGCAAATACTGGTCTTCTGAATGAAAAGAGTGATGTGTATAGCTTTGGTGTTGTGCTCTTGGAAGCAATTACAGGAAGGGATCCTGTGGATTATGGTCGACCAACACATGAG GTaaatcttgttgattggttgaaaATGATGGTTGGAAACAGGAGATCAGAAGAAGTAGTAGACCCTAATATTGAGAGAAGGCCATCAACAAGAGCACTAAAACGAGCCCTTTTGACTGCTTTAAGATGTGTTGATCCAGATTCTGACAAGAGACCTAAAATGAGTCAAGTTGTTAGGATGCTAGAATCTGAGGAATACCCCATACCGAGAGAG GATCGCAGGCACCGAAGAACTCAGGGAGGTAGCATGGAGATTGAATCCCAAAGAGATAATTCTGACACTGATAGGAGTGAGAACCCGATTGCTGTTCGAGGTCAGAGATCGGAAGGATCTACCAGTCATTACCAACCTACTGATTCGAGTAGAGGATTTGAGAGATTTAAGAGTTGA